A genomic region of Zalophus californianus isolate mZalCal1 chromosome 11, mZalCal1.pri.v2, whole genome shotgun sequence contains the following coding sequences:
- the LOC113913540 gene encoding olfactory receptor 5B12-like, which yields MENSTKVNEFRLLGLTDSPELQIPLFIMFIFIYLTTLIGNLGMLLVILLDSRLHTPMYIFLSNLSLVDCAYSSAVTPSVMAGFLTGDKVISYGGCVAQMFFFVAFASVDCFLLAAMAYDRQAAVCKPLHYITAVTTSLCAQTAVSCYVWGFVDSVIYTGFTFCLSFCHSNVAHHFFCDIPPILALSCLYIYINKIVLFTLAAFSVCFALVVILTSYLFIFIAILRMCSAEGRKKAFSTCASQLTAVTTFYGTVMFMYLQPSSSHSMDNDQMASMFYTIIVPTLNPIVYSLRNKEVNNAFRKATKKLKILFSP from the coding sequence ATGGAGAACAGCACCAAGGTGAATGAGTTTAGGCTCTTGGGACTGACCGACAGCCCAGAACTGCAAATCCCTCTCTTCataatgttcattttcatttatctcactACCCTCATTGGAAATCTTGGGATGCTCCTGGTGATTCTGTTGGACTCTCGTCTCCACACTCCCATGTATATTTTCCTCAGTAACCTCTCTCTGGTGGACTGTGCTTACTCCTCAGCTGTTACCCCCAGTGTGATGGCTGGGTTTCTCACAGGGGATAAAGTCATTTCCTATGGTGGATGTGTTGCTCAGATGTTCTTCTTTGTGGCTTTTGCCAGTGTAGACTGTTTCCTGTTAGCTGCCATGGCTTATGATCGGCAGGCAGCAGTATGTAAGCCCTTACATTATATCACCGCTGTGACTACAAGCTTGTGTGCTCAAACGGCAGTAAGCTGCTATGTCTGGGGCTTTGTTGACTCTGTCATCTATACTGGATTCACATTTTGCCTCTCTTTCTGCCATTCCAATGTGGCCCATCACTTTTTCTGTGATATCCCCCCAATTTTGGCTCTTTCCTGCctttatatctatataaataagaTTGTGCTCTTTACCTTAGCAGCTTTCAGTGTCTGTTTTGCCCTTGTAGTTATCTTGACCTCCTATCTGTTCATCTTCATTGCCATCCTGAGGATGTGCTCAgctgagggaaggaagaaagcttTCTCCACCTGTGCCTCACAGCTCACTGCTGTAACCACCTTCTATGGGACTGTCATGTTTATGTACTTACAACCCAGTTCTAGTCATTCTATGGACAATGACCAAATGGCATCTATGTTCTATACAATAATAGTCCCCACGTTGAACCCTATTGTCTATAGTCTAAGGAATAAAGAGGTGAATAATGCTTTCAGGAAAGCCACTAAGAAGCTGAAAATTCTGTTCAGCCCATAG